One stretch of Euphorbia lathyris chromosome 7, ddEupLath1.1, whole genome shotgun sequence DNA includes these proteins:
- the LOC136236056 gene encoding uncharacterized protein, producing MELELGLKITRTRDDIISHSNLQINKTHAGPLFLSRETDTIFFLIAYLKGFKRENIDIHINEDGNRITISGKRAVQEMVLSGSWIMHTKDIELRTFSKVFQIPDGIILDKIKAKFNDEQSSLTVIMPKSVKGMLGLQIQEIEQESKTDEIEQAVEKEFERICENDEETSQAKDEMPQELQNDDEDKQVDEEELIAVERQRKSRGSKLCPPFVVAGSAILVSLVVLVITFIRAKRR from the exons ATGGAGCTAGAATTGGGATTGAAGATCACCCGCACAAGAGATGATATAATTTCCCATTCCAACCTCCAGATTAACAAAACTCATGCCGGTCCTCTCTTCTTATCCAGAGAAACTGACACCATCTTCTTCCTTATTGCATATCTCAAAG GTTTTAAAAGAGAGAATATTGATATCCATATCAATGAAGATGGGAATCGGATTACTATTAGCGGGAAGAGGGCTGTTCAGGAGATGGTGTTATCAGGATCATGGATTATGCACACAAAAGATATTGAGTTGAGAACCTTCAGTAAGGTTTTCCAAATTCCTGATGGtattattttggataaaatCAAGGCTAAGTTCAATGATGAACAATCAAGTTTAACAGTCATTATGCCCAAATCAGTTAAAGGAATGCTTGGCCTTCAGATTCAAGAAATCGAACAAGAATCGAAAACCGACGAAATTGAACAAGCTGTAGAAAAAGAATTTGAAAGAATTTgtgaaaatgatgaagaaaCATCTCAAGCAAAAGATGAAATGCCACAAGAATTACAAAATGATGATGAAGATAAACAAGTTGATGAGGAGGAATTGATAGCAGTAGAAAGGCAGAGAAAATCAAGAGGGTCTAAGCTATGTCCACCTTTTGTTGTTGCAGGATCAGCAATCCTTGTCTCTCTTGTTGTTCTTGTCATTACTTTCATTAGAGCTAAAAGAAGATGA